The Posidoniimonas polymericola DNA window GCAATGACGGGCGTGTGTCGGGAGACGGTCGCGTCCGTTACAGTCAGATGGAGAGCGGTGGCAACTCGGGCGTCGTCGAGGTGGGCGGCGACCAGCGGCTGCAATTCGAATCCTTCCAGGGTTATCCGTTCCAGAACAACGGCGAAGTCGCGGTCGCCGGCGGCGAGTTTGTCGCCCTCCACGGCCTCCGCAACCGCGGCAGTTTCTCGGGTCCAGACGGCGCGGCCTCGATAACGCTGGAGGACGGCGTTGTGCGGGTGGGACCGAGCAACCGCCTCAACACGAACCTAGAGAACGAGGGCCGCATCGCCGCGATCGGCGGCGTCAACGATATCCACGGCAGGGTCGATTCGCGGGACGGCGCCTCGATCGCGGTGACCAACGAGAGCGTGCTGCGATTCCACGACAGCGTGCTGCTCGCGCAGAGCACGCTGAGCGTTTTCGCCGGCTCGCGGGCCGTGTTCTTGGACGGCCTCTCGCTGCAGAACGCCACGCTGTTCGCCCAGCTGCCGGGCGACGCCGGGGGCGGAGGCTACGGCGTCGCCGAGGTGGTCGGGCCGCTGGTAATCGACGGTCAGCTGCAGTTCTCGCTAGCGGGCTCCTACGCCCCCGAGCTGGGTGATGCGTTCCCGCTGATCACCGCCAGCGGCGGCGTCACCGGCGACCCGTTGCTCACGGCCGCGCCCGCACTCTCGGCCGGCCTGCGGTGGCAGGTCCAGACCGACGCCACAACGCTGTCGCTGGCGGTGGTGGAAGCCCTGCCGGGCGACTTCAACGCCGACGGCGTCGTCGACGCGGCCGACTACACGGTGTGGCGCGACAACCCGGGCGGCGCGTACCAGCCGAGCGACCTGCAGGCTTGGCGCGACAACTACGGCGCGACGATCGCCGCGACCCCGCCAACAAACAACGCCGCGCCCGAGCCGGGGGCGGCGTTGCTGTTGAGTCTGGTCGCAGTCGGCCCGCTTACCGCCCGAAGAACTTCTTGATCGAGTACACCGTCACCTGCCGCCCGGCGCGGGCGATGCTGCGGGTCAGCGGGATCTCCTTCGGGCAGACCGCGACGCAGTTCTGGGCGTTGCCGCAGACCTGCACGCCGCCGGGGGCCATCAGCTCCTCGAGGCGGTCGTCGGCGGCCATCTTGCCGGTGCCGTGCTCGTTGAACAGGATCGCCTGGCTGATCGGCGCGGCGCCGAGGAACGCGGTCGAGTACTCGGCTTCGCGGCGGGCCTCGAAGTCGGCCTCCGACTCGCCGGCCTTCTTCTTCACCTCGACCTTGGTGTACTGGGGGCAGGCCTCCATGCAGCAGCCGCAGGTCATGCACTCCGAGAGCGGGTAGCGGGTCTCCTGCTGGTCCTGGCTCTCCTTGGGCCCGGGGCCGCGGTCGTAGTAGTCGTCGACGCCGACCCACGCCTTGACCCGCTTGAGCGCGTTGAACACGCGGCCGCGGTCGACCACCAGGTCGCGGACCACGGGGAACTTGCTCATCGGCCGCAGCTCGATCTCACCGGGCGAGTCTTCCAGCAGCTTGTCGACCAGGGCCGAGCACGACTGACGCACCTGGCCATTGATCACCATGGTGCACGCGCCGCAGACCTCTTCGAGGCAGTTGCAGTCCCACGCGACCGGCGTGGTGTCCTTGCCGTCGGAGGTCTTGGCCATCGCGGCGATCTTCTGCAGCACGCTGATGACGTTCAGGTTGGCTTCGTACGGCACGCGGAACCGCTCCCAGCGGGTCGCTTCGCCGGGCGCCGATTGACGCTGGACCTTCACAATAAAGGACTTAGCGCCGGTCGAAGGGTTGCTCATGCCAGTCATCAGGGGCCTCTTGAGAGCGGTAGAAGAATTCGGGGGCCGGCGGTGGGTCCGGCCGCTACAGGATTCTAGGGGGTAGAGCGCCGATCGCCAACGGCGGGACGGCAAGCGGATAAAGTCCTCCAATATGCGCGAATCAGTGCTTTTCTTGCGCCCCTTTTGGGTACCCCACGACAGCAGTATAATTCGCTCGCTGGAAGGTTTTTTCCCAGGCATTACCCACCTGTCGGCCGTTTGCCCCACCTACTGGCTGACCCCGACGTATTGATTGAATCAGGAGATCCTACCGTGGCTACCAAAGTCGCCATCAATGGTTTTGGCCGTATCGGACGGCTGACGTTTCGTGGGCTGATGGAGCGGAGCGATGAGTTCGAGGTGGTCGCGATCAACGACCTCACCGACAACAAGATGCTCGCCACGCTGCTCAAGTACGACAGCACCCACGGCCGCTTCCCCGGCACGGTGGATTTCGATGACGAGCACCTGATCGTCAACGGCAAGAAGATCAAGGCCACCGCCATCCGCAACCCGGCCGAGTGCCCGTGGGGCGAGCTGGGCGTGGACGTCTGTGTCGAGTCGACCGGCGTGTTCGCCGCCGCCAAGACCGCCGAGAAGGCGGGCTACGACTCGCACCTCGACGCCGGAGCCAAGAAGGTCGTGCTCAGCCAGCCGGCCAAGGACGGCGCCGACCTGACCTGCGTGCTCGGCGTCAACGACGACAAGCTGACCGCCGACCACAAGTGCATCAGCAACGCCAGCTGCACCACCAACTGCCTGGCCCCGGTCGCCAAGGTCCTCCACGAGACCTTCGGCATCGAGCACGGCTTGATGACCACCATCCACGCCTACACGAACGACCAGAACGTGCAGGACCTGCCGCACGCCGACCCGTACCGGGCCCGCGCCGCAGCGATGAACATCATCCCGACCACCACCGGCGCCGCCAAGGCCGTCGGCCTGGTGATCCCCGAGCTGCAGGGCAAGCTCACCGGCTACGCCATGCGTGTCCCCGTGGTCACCGGCTCGGTCGTCGACCTGACGGTCAACCTCACGAAGGCCGCCAAGCCCGAAGAGATCAACGCCGCGATGAAGAAGGCCGCCGAAGGCCCGCTCAAGGGCATCCTCGCCTACACCGAGGACCCGATCGTCTCGACCGACATCATCCACGACCCGCACAGCAGCATCTTTGCCGGTCCGTGGACCACGGGCATCACCGACAAGATGGTGAAGATCGTGAGCTGGTACGACAACGAGTGGGGCTACAGCTGCCGCACGGTCGACCTGATCGCCAAGATCGCCGCGCTGTAAGGCGGGCCGCTTCGCTGAAAACCTAGAAAGCCCCGGTCGCTTGCGGCCGGGGCTTTTTTTCTGTGCGCCGGCTCCGGGCGGCGAAGCCGAGCTGGAGCGGCTCACGGGCGCAGGAGTCTTACGCCTGGGCGTTGAAGAACTGGGCTCACGGCGGGTGACAAAGAATCACCAGCTACCAGAAGTTTAGAAACCGCCACGGCCGGCTTGAATCAACACCGCTGTGCCTTTCACGATGATCCCTCCCGCGGCAGGGATGTCCACGGTCAACCTGCTCGGCCGTCCCATATCATCGCCTTGCTTGATGAGAATCTTAGCGGGTGCGGCTACTTGGCCTATCCCACGCAGATACCCGCCGAGAGCAGCCGCGGCTGCTCCAGTGGCGGGGTCCTCAATCACTCCCCCCACGGGGAACGGATTGCGGGATCGAAAAGTGTTCGCGT harbors:
- the gap gene encoding type I glyceraldehyde-3-phosphate dehydrogenase, with the protein product MATKVAINGFGRIGRLTFRGLMERSDEFEVVAINDLTDNKMLATLLKYDSTHGRFPGTVDFDDEHLIVNGKKIKATAIRNPAECPWGELGVDVCVESTGVFAAAKTAEKAGYDSHLDAGAKKVVLSQPAKDGADLTCVLGVNDDKLTADHKCISNASCTTNCLAPVAKVLHETFGIEHGLMTTIHAYTNDQNVQDLPHADPYRARAAAMNIIPTTTGAAKAVGLVIPELQGKLTGYAMRVPVVTGSVVDLTVNLTKAAKPEEINAAMKKAAEGPLKGILAYTEDPIVSTDIIHDPHSSIFAGPWTTGITDKMVKIVSWYDNEWGYSCRTVDLIAKIAAL
- the sdhB gene encoding succinate dehydrogenase iron-sulfur subunit — protein: MSNPSTGAKSFIVKVQRQSAPGEATRWERFRVPYEANLNVISVLQKIAAMAKTSDGKDTTPVAWDCNCLEEVCGACTMVINGQVRQSCSALVDKLLEDSPGEIELRPMSKFPVVRDLVVDRGRVFNALKRVKAWVGVDDYYDRGPGPKESQDQQETRYPLSECMTCGCCMEACPQYTKVEVKKKAGESEADFEARREAEYSTAFLGAAPISQAILFNEHGTGKMAADDRLEELMAPGGVQVCGNAQNCVAVCPKEIPLTRSIARAGRQVTVYSIKKFFGR